Genomic DNA from Hordeum vulgare subsp. vulgare chromosome 2H, MorexV3_pseudomolecules_assembly, whole genome shotgun sequence:
CACCTCCTTCTCGTTCCTCATCAAAACATCACTAAGTTGCGATCGCGTTGAAGACATGCAGCTGTTGTCGGGCACGCACTTGTAGTTGTGTGTCTATTGATAGACATGCAATTGTCCCTCTTCCACCCTTGACGAAGAACAACTAAGTTGCAATCACATTAAAGGAATGTAGTTGCATGCGGGGTGACACTTTGCAGCTGTGTGCGTACTAGTAGACACGCAACTGCACCCGCTTTGTGACAAAACAACACTAtattacactcttgttgaagataTGTAGTTTTAGGTGGGAGCGACACTTGCAATTGCGTGCCTACTAGCAGATATGCAACTGGCTCCACCCATGACAAAACATCACTATGTTGTTTTCATATTGAAGACATGCGGTTCTCGTCGGGGGCGCCACTTCAAGTTGTGTACCTACTAGCAGACACACAACTACCGCTCCCCTCCCCCAAAAAACAGCACCATGCCGCCGTCGTGTTGAAGAAAGGCAATTGTAGTCGTGGGCAACACTTGCAGTTGTGTGCCTAGCACAAAGCATGCAAATGCCCTACCGAACAAAACACCACTATGTTGTAGTAGCTCCGAAAACATGTAGTTGGAATCGAGGGGACATATGCAGTTGTGTGCCTAGTGCCAGACGTGCAACCACCCTCCCCTTGTAGGGATactcagaagaagaaaaaaaatcttcataTGCACCAGCCGAGGACCACTATGAAAATGCATACAAAGTTTGACTTGATGTTACCAACTCATAGCGCACCGGAAAAAGAGTTGGTAAAGATCGTCGGTACAACTTCCTACAACTAGGACTTTACAACCTCTTAACCGCGAGACTTCTTTCTCCCTCAAACAAAAGATTTTTTTGCAACTTCCCTCAAACAAAAGATCGAAACACAGATAAACAAGACATAGAACTCTAACTCTTTGAAATAATATTAATAAAACTAGAAATAACTATGCACCACCAACAATTTTCACCAATAATTTTAACCAAAAGAAATTGCTGAACTTAGGACATGCCTCGAACACCACCCATTTAGCACCATTGTGAATCGATGTGGAGAAGCATCACCCGGGGGCAAGGGCCACTTGGCTTGCGGCAAGAAGGGCAAGACATAGTtgcaaagaacacacaaaaagttataTTACTAAGAACGAATTCAATAAATATACTATATGATCGACAAAGCTCATAGTGTTGAAAGCCCACATCCATAATTATCCCGTAATACTCTATCATCCAGAAATATAATGAGAAAAACAAAGTGAAAACATGGACACAACGCCACCAACCAACAAAGAACACGGTTGCCGCAAAGCATGGGATAAGATGATTGTTAAACGGACGGAAACAGTAAAACACCAACTAGAATAGATGAAAAGGCATATTCTTAAACCGCGGGCATGTGGAGCGGTGCAAGAGAAAACGAGCCAAGCGATGCATGGGATGAAAACAAATGAAAAGAATAGATGAAAAGACATATTCAAAAACTTAAAATGTTAAGCACTAAATTATTAAATAAAAACACCAGAAAAGAGAGAAAGTGTAAACCGAAAACAGAAGAACACGTGTGGTCCCTCGCGTGGGGGGCATGACCCTGAGTACGTGTGAAGGTACCCTTAACTAGTgattttgctatgcttgagtctcAGCTATGGACAAAAAAATTGTAGGCCGGAATGAAAGAATGAAATATTATGTGTGACACTTGACAATTGTCGACCAAACGCGTAGGGAGCGCGTGTCATAGTGTGATGGGCCGGACAATTTTAATCTACTTTGTGATTTCATAGATCCCGGTTTTGGGAGCCTTCTAGAATATTCTTGTCTGTTTTCTTTATCTGGTTGGGtaaccttctagaaggttccaattTTGGTATGATTCTTTCCTTacttgttttttttctgtttttcgattttcttctattttttgttcaaaaatttcataattcttctaaaataaAAAAGTATTTTCTAAAAATTTCGTCCAGAATTTCTAAAAAAGATTTCATTTCGAATTTTTTTCGAAAAAGTAAGCATATTTAcaattttattttaaaaatgttctgaaTTTCCAATTTTGTTACTATTTTTCAAGAAAATATTGTAAGTTTAAAAGATGATCATTGACTTTAATAATTGTtcacatatttaaaaaaattctcCAAAATATAGGAAGTGTTTCTTTAAGAAGAAAAACATGTTCTAAATTTGCATAGTTTTTCAACTCTCAACTTGTTTCAACATTTGAAaatgttcagaaattttatgttttCCTAGAGTCCTCATTTCCTGCTTGGTTATTGCAGATAATAATTTAGAAAATTTACGGTTTATAAAAGAAAATATAGAAATGTTCATTTCTTGTTGAAACGAgttgaaaaattgttttcttgcgaCCTCTCCGGGTGAGTTTGGGTGAAGCGAAATGCCCAAAGTGAAGACACCACCACACACTAAACGACTATCTACTCAGAGCCTGGCCCATAGAAAAGCAACAGCGCGGGCCCTTTTGCCATCTCGTGAACCGACGGTCCGGATCGGGGGCAAGGAGAGCATCTAGACCGTCCGTTCCCGTTCGAGCACGGGCGGTGCAGACGAAGCGTCCGTCTCTTTGGCTCCCTGCGGCCGCAGTTTTCCTTCCCAAAGGGGAAAagaaagagagaagaggagaaagtCTGCAGAAATCGAGATCGGAGGCACAGCTCGAGGTGATTCTCGCTCCTGTAATTTCGTCAGCTAATTTTATCTACTAGGAATTTTCCGTGCGCTCGCATGCATCCCGTTCGATAGGAACTACTGGTAATTTGTCTACGTATCCCTCCTCTGCGCGGCTGCGGATTTGGTTTCGGGTTAGGGTTTCGAATCAGGATGTATTGGCCTGGAATCGGAGGATATGTTCCGCTTGTTTCGATTCGATGCTTGGTTTGCCGGTTTCGTGTGCTTAATTGGAGAAATTGTTGGTGGGTATGGTCGCTCCGATCTCAGATGCGGGTTAGCGGAGCTCCTCGCTCTGTGTAGTGCGGGGTGTTGCTTTGCTTCAGTTGAAGTGAATTTACAGCTATATCCCGAATGCTTCGTTCGGGAAAAAGTCTGCCCCTTTTTTGTGCAGGCTAAGGATTGCGATTTTTGTTCGAAAATAGAGCTTAGTCACACCTTTGATTAGTCCTTTCAATCTTGTTAGTAGTACATGTTTTTACCTTCAACAGATAATCTGATTACAAGTTGAGTTTACTCGGTTTGCATCGCAGATTTAGGTTCCTGATTTTGTATATTCATAAATAAGAGGGTTGTATTTTTTATGTACATTCTGTTTTAACATGCGATGCGGTGAACAACTAGATTTTGTATTCCTCTCCGTGACTAGGTGACAAAGGatttatttttcctgatgatgcttgtCTGAACTTATCAGTTCTTCTTAATGAAATTTGAACTGAAGTGTTTGATTATTGCATTGCAGGGATTCGTGTTTTTATTTGCCCGGGTTGGGGGAAAGGCTAGGGAAGTTCATCACAAGATAGGATTTCAGCATTTTATGGACTTTGATTGCAATAAGGCAGGAGAGTCTTCAGCCAAGCATTGTTCTAGCATTTGCAACGAGGGCGCACTCATCCAGGCAAACACCTTAACTCATTGGGGAAAGGCTAAAAAGTGGAATAGTCTCAACAAATTGAACAACCCGGAGTCAAGTCATGGATCACTTCCAAGGGTTACTGACCCCAAGGAAGATTGTGAAACAGGAAATGACGCAACTGCCTCAGAGTGTAGCACTATGTGCTTCACTGATCTGCCGTCTGCATTGGTCTGTGAAGTCCTTGCGTGCCTTGATCCAAAGGGGCTTGGGGTTGTATCTTGTGTCTCCACAGTTTTGCAGACCCTAGCCACAGATCATCAGGGATGGAAGAAATTCTACTGTGAGAGGTGGGGACTTCCGAATGCTCCCATCGGACCCCTAGTTCCAGGTGGCGTCCCAGACGGGAGGTCGTGGAAAGCATTGTTTGTGGATCGGGAGTTTCAAAGTAGATCATTCATGGGAAGATTTAGTGTGGATGTTCTCCGTGGTCACAGTGAGGATGTACGCACTGTGTACCTTCTGGCATCAGCAAATCTGATATTCACTGGTGGCCATGATTCTGTGGTCCGGATGTGGAATATGGAGGAAGGGCTACTGATTGATGAGTCCCGCCCATTTGGTTGCACTATCCGTGCAATTGCAGCTGACAGTAGGCTTTTGGTAACTGGAGGATCCAAAACCTTCATTCGGTGTTGGAGGGCTATTGAGGGGGCCtcgcaccttttccacctttctgGAATTGGTACTACCCAGAATTCTGAATTTCGCCTATGGGGGCATGAAGGGCCTGTGACTTGTCTTGCCTTGGATTCAACAAGGATTTACAGTGGTTCTTGGGATATGACTGTTCGTGTTTGGGACAGAGCCGAGATGAAGTGTGTACAAAAGTTCATGCATGCTGACTGGGTTTTGGCCCTGGCTCCTCGTGGAAATACTGTTGCCAGTACAGCTGGTAGAGACGCATATGTCTGGGATATTGGAAGCGGTGAGTTGACAACTATAATTTCCAATGCACATGTTGGTAATGCATATTCTGTAGCTCGAACACACCTGGCAGATATGCTGTTTACTGGAGGAGAGGACGGGGCAATTCGCTTATTTGACGTTTCTGATATATCTGATGATGAGAATATTAAACCAGCTGCGACTTGGTTGCCGCATTCTGGCCCTGTTCATTCTCTTGCTTTTGAGTACCCATGGCTTGTTTCTGCCTCTAGTGATGGCAGGATCGCACTAATTGATTTGAGGAAGATCCTGACCCCCGTAAACTCATCAAAGCGCCGATTCAGGGTTAAGCCTTTTGACCCAAGCAACGTAGAGCCTCCACAGAGAATGCTTCATGGCTTTGGGTGCTATCTTTTCTCCATCGACATCGGTGCAGATAGAATCATATGTGGAGGCGAGGATGGCGCTGTCAGGGTCTGGAACTTCTCGGAAGCACTGGAGATTGAGAAGAAGGCGCAGGCTTTAAGGAGTTTGAGGCAGGAGAACCGCATGAGACGGAGGAAGGCACAAGTAGAGATGAATGCAAATGGTAGAAGGTCTGAACATTGCTCAGTAGCCATGAAAAGGAACCCATTGAAGGGTGATAAGAGCGTCACTTGGCAAATCAAGCGTGCCGTCAGTGACAAGGTCAAGTCTTAGATTGGGTATTTGTACCCTTCGTAACATAACATGTTGCTTTACCGATTCCATCCATAAGCTCGGTTTGCTACATGTAGGTCAacatttggcattttcatatgtttAACTTATATCTAGTGCACTATGGTCGCATTTAATATGTATGCAATTCTTGTTCGACCTGGTGTACATTGGGTCCAATGGAAGAAGGTTTTCCATACATCCTTCTGTTTCCAGCTATGGTTGCATTCGTTTTTGTACCTTTCTGTTTGTGTTTCTGGTGAAAGAAAAATTACATGATCCTTATGTACTGTATTTATCTCGTTGTTGCAGCAAACTTGTTTGATCCCTAGGCTCTAGCTGGATATATTTCAGTTTGTCGCCTTTGCTACAAGGAAAATATGTATTGTACCACTTAATTTTTCAGGTATAGGTTTGTAATTTTCAGTACAATTTTTTACAAAGCCAAATTTAATCGCCTTCAATGTCAAACTTAGAGATTCCAGTATATCAGTATATAGTTATAGCTTGGTGTCAGCCTGTCAGGTATCTCCTGGTTGGTCACTGCGTACTATATGTGACCTTGTAACTAAAACGCTGGGGGTGAGGAATGAGGAATGACTAACTGTACCATTTCCTTACATCAATTCAGGGTACATGTCTACCTTGCCTAACTAGATCGTGACAATTGTGAATAACCCTGGGAGCAGATCCAGCAAAACATGAAAAAGTTTTTTTTATGAAGGGTGCATTTATTAACTCAAAATGCAGCACCGGACAGATACAAAGCATGATGGGTAATACCCGATGTTTACGTAGCTAAGCCGCACACAACCAAACACTAACAATCTGATAAAAGAAACAATAAAAACCGACATATGGCAACAGTAAAGTCATATAAGACCACACTATGCATATGTAGAAAGAGGTGGCGGACTGATCTGCAGATTATGCCATCACGCATGTTGGGTAAAAATCTTCTTGGGCACCTGCACCAATCACATGAACACCGCCTTGAACATTGATTTGTACTTCGTTCTGTGTACCGTAGACCATGTAATAGGCCAATGTATACTACAAAAAATAACCCGCAATGGAGAAGAGTTTTTGTTAttaaaaaaaaaatatttcttcataGCCAAAGCGATCATAGTAAGACATACGTTTGTGGACACTCTAATCTATTTGGAATTCCATGTAATCGGTGACAAAAAATATTGGCAACACTTATATGAGGATACAAATTGGGCAGTACTTGGATGATTGGCCATGTAGAATGCGCAAATTTGCATTAGGGAAAGAGGTATTTGATTGTCTCGTCGTGAGTGCAAAAGTTGCAGTTCTTGCTTCCTTGTCAATTGCGATGGGACGAGATCGTCTTTGATTGGCACAGCTTCTCTTTGAAGATACCACATGAAAATCTAACTTCTACTGAAGtctttgtaatgccccagagtgtaacttgccatatttggaaccttcatgtatgGGTCCATGTTGTCATTGCCTTGTGAGATATAtgccatgtgttatttcatgtgatcataccttgtcccccccttgcattcatgcatccatatcattcatgccttcattgtgtttgttgttgttgtggatccatgtatgtggttgtgatgttgatgtgctatgTGATGATGAAGTGGTGTATTTGAAAGTTGGGTTTCAACTATGATAGTTTTCAATTAGGTTTCAAAAccccccttctctatttctcaagctcaagatttacttgctctaaccctcgttcaaaaatgtagatcatttagagtgatttgtggtggatgtggtgctaggtctAATGTGTTTTGAAACCATGTTTGAGAGGGGtgtttattcacaaaacagatcaattaattttgttttgtaaatatttaagtgctccaaaaatcctctttgcattttatttatttggggcataattcccttatgcccagggTAATGTTGTTTTATTTTTTAGGTTCATAGGTTTTCCCTAGGAGTTTAATTGTTTGCTGGCTTTgttttaaatagaaaaccccagtgggtttttctTTCTTACCTCGCACCTccgagtgggcctcctcctcctcgctggcccagCTACCTCCTCGCGCGGCAGCCCACTCCCTTCCCTCCCTTGTGACGCCGTCTCCCTCCTCCCGCACCTTTCCGTCAGTCCGTCAGAGAGAGCGCGAGACAGAGAGCCGACGCcgtggctcacggacgtcgaggcggcctccctcgcccTCTATTTAATCCTTGGCGTGCGTGCCCTAGCTAGGTTTCCTccaagccaccgccacctcctttcccatcttcctcctccctctccatcGTCGACAGAAGGTAGgcgagctcctcctccaccatggcCGATCCTTGATGAGCTCGTCATCGTCGACAGCGCGCCTCCTTCCTCTCCAAGCGATAcaggagcacgcgggacctcaggGGAGTCCGTTCCCGTAGCTAATCGACGCCGATCAACCCTGCTTCCACTACTTCGACGACGACCTCTTCCGCTCCGACGACCACCTCTGCAACGGCTTCTTCCTCgatgtctccttcttcctctccgacaggcgtgacctcctcgaccagtgggtgagcagcAGCCTCCTCCCCCTTCCCCTATCGTTAGATCTTGCGTAGGGCCGTAGCAGCGCCGCCGTGTTCtgctctgtcgccggcgccgccgtgcaCGTTGTTGT
This window encodes:
- the LOC123430791 gene encoding F-box/WD-40 repeat-containing protein At5g21040 — translated: MDFDCNKAGESSAKHCSSICNEGALIQANTLTHWGKAKKWNSLNKLNNPESSHGSLPRVTDPKEDCETGNDATASECSTMCFTDLPSALVCEVLACLDPKGLGVVSCVSTVLQTLATDHQGWKKFYCERWGLPNAPIGPLVPGGVPDGRSWKALFVDREFQSRSFMGRFSVDVLRGHSEDVRTVYLLASANLIFTGGHDSVVRMWNMEEGLLIDESRPFGCTIRAIAADSRLLVTGGSKTFIRCWRAIEGASHLFHLSGIGTTQNSEFRLWGHEGPVTCLALDSTRIYSGSWDMTVRVWDRAEMKCVQKFMHADWVLALAPRGNTVASTAGRDAYVWDIGSGELTTIISNAHVGNAYSVARTHLADMLFTGGEDGAIRLFDVSDISDDENIKPAATWLPHSGPVHSLAFEYPWLVSASSDGRIALIDLRKILTPVNSSKRRFRVKPFDPSNVEPPQRMLHGFGCYLFSIDIGADRIICGGEDGAVRVWNFSEALEIEKKAQALRSLRQENRMRRRKAQVEMNANGRRSEHCSVAMKRNPLKGDKSVTWQIKRAVSDKVKS